From the genome of Erythrobacter litoralis, one region includes:
- a CDS encoding ribonucleoside-diphosphate reductase subunit alpha: MDFKTSDSVPNEVIDDTETGTAEHPQANKQANEKAVSMKKADTGSDELIAEKAGEAMAGAVANAMKQAAKPDSKSVNPRRFTIRTDPARDANLTAFGKETLTDRYLLPGESYQDLFARVADAYADDEEHAQRLYDYISNLWFMPATPVLSNGGTARGLPISCYLNSVSDSLDGIVGTWNENVWLASKGGGIGTYWGNVRGIGEPVGLNGKTSGIIPFVRVMDSLTLAISQGSLRRGSAACYLDISHPEIEEFLEIRKPSGDFNRKALNLHHGVLVTDEFMEAVRAGDKFDLKSPKTGEVRATVDARSLFQKLVETRLATGEPYIVFNDTVNRMMPKHHRDLGLKVSTSNLCSEITLPTGIDHLGNDRTAVCCLSSLNLEKWDEWNSDKRFIEDVMRFLDNVLQDYIDRAPEEMARAKYSAMRERSVGLGVMGFHSFLQSKGLGFESAMAKAHNLKMFQHIQAKASEASMLLAQERGPCPDAAEMGAMERFSCKMAIAPTASISIICGGTSACIEPIPANIYTHKTLSGSFVVKNPYLEKLLDRKSKNSNNVWNSILERGGSVQHLEFLTAEEKATFKTSFEIDQRWLLEFAADRSPYIDQAQSLNLFIPADVDKWDLMMLHFQAWEKGIKSLYYLRSKSVQRAGFAGGVEADNTAELSKFELNAAGEQTDYEECLSCQ, from the coding sequence ATGGATTTCAAGACGAGCGACAGCGTGCCGAACGAAGTTATCGACGACACCGAAACCGGCACTGCGGAACACCCGCAGGCGAATAAACAGGCGAATGAAAAGGCCGTGAGCATGAAGAAAGCCGACACCGGCAGCGACGAACTGATCGCCGAAAAGGCGGGCGAAGCCATGGCCGGCGCCGTCGCCAATGCGATGAAGCAGGCCGCCAAACCCGACAGCAAGAGCGTCAATCCGCGCCGTTTCACGATCCGCACCGATCCAGCCCGCGATGCGAACCTAACCGCCTTCGGCAAGGAAACGCTGACCGACCGCTATCTCCTGCCCGGCGAAAGCTACCAGGACCTGTTCGCCCGCGTCGCCGATGCCTATGCCGACGACGAGGAACACGCCCAGCGGCTCTACGACTACATCTCGAACCTGTGGTTCATGCCCGCGACCCCGGTGCTGTCGAACGGCGGCACTGCGCGCGGCCTGCCGATTTCGTGCTATCTCAATTCCGTGTCCGACAGCCTCGACGGGATCGTCGGCACCTGGAACGAGAACGTCTGGCTCGCCTCCAAGGGCGGCGGCATCGGCACCTATTGGGGCAATGTCCGCGGCATCGGTGAGCCCGTGGGCCTCAACGGCAAGACCAGCGGCATCATCCCGTTCGTGCGGGTGATGGACAGCCTGACGCTCGCGATTTCGCAGGGGTCCCTGCGGCGCGGATCGGCGGCGTGCTATCTCGACATCAGCCACCCGGAGATCGAGGAATTCCTCGAAATCCGCAAACCTTCGGGCGACTTCAACCGCAAGGCATTGAACCTGCACCACGGCGTTCTCGTCACCGACGAATTCATGGAAGCGGTGCGCGCGGGCGACAAGTTCGACCTCAAGAGCCCCAAGACCGGCGAAGTGCGCGCCACCGTCGATGCGCGTTCGCTGTTCCAGAAGCTGGTAGAAACCCGCCTCGCGACGGGCGAGCCCTACATCGTCTTCAACGATACCGTGAACCGCATGATGCCCAAGCATCACCGCGATCTCGGCCTTAAGGTCTCGACCTCGAACCTGTGTTCGGAAATCACCCTGCCGACGGGCATCGACCATCTCGGCAACGATCGCACGGCGGTGTGCTGCCTGTCCTCGTTGAACCTTGAAAAGTGGGACGAGTGGAATTCCGACAAGCGTTTCATCGAGGACGTCATGCGCTTCCTCGACAACGTGCTGCAGGACTATATCGACCGCGCCCCCGAAGAGATGGCCCGCGCCAAGTATTCGGCCATGCGCGAACGTTCGGTCGGGCTCGGCGTGATGGGCTTCCACTCCTTCCTCCAGTCGAAGGGGCTCGGGTTCGAAAGCGCCATGGCCAAGGCGCACAATCTGAAGATGTTCCAGCACATTCAGGCCAAGGCATCCGAAGCCTCGATGCTGCTCGCGCAGGAGCGCGGACCCTGCCCCGACGCCGCCGAAATGGGCGCGATGGAGCGGTTTTCGTGCAAGATGGCGATCGCGCCGACCGCGTCGATCTCGATCATCTGCGGGGGGACAAGCGCGTGCATCGAACCGATCCCGGCGAACATCTACACCCACAAGACGCTTTCGGGCAGCTTCGTGGTGAAGAACCCCTATCTCGAAAAGCTGCTCGACCGGAAATCCAAGAATTCGAACAATGTCTGGAATTCGATCCTCGAGCGGGGCGGTTCGGTCCAGCATCTCGAATTCCTCACCGCTGAGGAAAAGGCGACGTTCAAGACCAGCTTCGAGATCGACCAGCGCTGGCTGCTCGAATTCGCCGCCGACCGTTCGCCCTATATCGACCAGGCGCAGTCGCTGAACCTGTTCATCCCGGCCGACGTCGACAAGTGGGACCTGATGATGCTGCATTTCCAGGCGTGGGAGAAGGGCATCAAGTCGCTCTATTACCTGCGGTCGAAGAGCGTGCAGCGCGCAGGCTTCGCCGGCGGGGTCGAAGCGGACAACACCGCCGAACTGTCGAAGTTCGAACTGAACGCGGCCGGCGAACAGACCGATTACGAGGAGTGCCTGAGCTGTCAATAG